Part of the Romeriopsis navalis LEGE 11480 genome is shown below.
AGTAATCTGATGGACTTTGCGGTGATCGATACGGGTGAGGCGCTCGCAACCGCCGGAGAAATCGCGAAGGTGCGCTATGACGAGTTGACAACGCCACGTTGGCGCTTGGCCTACCGCGCCCCAAACTCAAACTGGGATTTATCGGCAAGCCATCTGGGCTTTAAGACAAGCGGCACCGCGGGAGCAGTCCGGCCAACAAATGGATTTCTCTTCTCAACCTTTAGCCATCCGTTCCAAAATGACTCCGGCGATGTCGCGGTTGCCCGGTCCAACCTGAAATACCAAACCACCGACATCGAGATCGGCCAGACCTTTAATCTCAACGATCGGTTTAGCCTCCGCGCATTTGGCGGCCTGCGATCGAGCAGTTTCAACCAAGCCATGGCCGTTAACTTTGACGGTCGCGACTTCACCAATGCCGTCCTCGAAACTAGCAGCAGCTTCACCGGATTTGGACCCCGCTTAGGGGCCGAACTCAACTGGAACCTCGCCCGCGATTTGAGCATCTTTGGACGCGGTGCCGGTTCATTACTGCTGGGCCGCCGTGATTTAAGTACACAAGAAACCGATAACAACGGTCAAGATACCATCGTGGATATCACCGATGACCGCGACGCCCAAATTGTCCCCGGTCTGGAATTCACCCTCGGATTAGCCTGGAAACCGATGATTAGTAAATCAACGAACTTAGATTTGCGCATGGGGTATGAATATCAGTATTGGTTTAATGCAGGCGAAGCCATTCGATTTACCGACGCCGCTACGCCTGGTTCGCTCGCAAATACCCAAAATGATTTGAGCCTGCAAGGTTTATTCTTACAGTTCGGTATTTCAACCAACTTCTAATTGCAGTCATCGAACTGTTTTCAATGGGAATTCTTATCCTGCATAAAAAACCGCTGGACGGGCAAATTGAGCACCATCCAGCGGTTTTTAGTTGGGGAATTTCGGTACTTTAGCGCGATCGCATCCAACTCGTAGAACTCACATTATCCGCTTGATCGATGCCTAAACGTAAACGCCCATCACCAGGAAATTCCCATACGGCCCGCCGCTTTGAGCGATCGGGGGAACTCCCGATATTAGCGGCGATCGTATTGTAGTTAGCACCTTGATCAACCAATGCCCGAATCGACTGATAGGCATCACGCGATACACCACGACCATAGAGCATTTTTTGCGCTTGATTTCCTTCCCAGTCAAATATCACCGACACTTGACCGTCTACCGTCGTCCAGGTGTGACGCATATCCAGCTTGGTTGGTTCACCCATAATTTTGATCACTGCGTCGTAGGTCATCCCGTTGACGATTTGACGATATTTCGCTTGCGTCTCGGGATCGCGCGGGCCATATTTACTAGATTTACCATTCGTCCCAGATTTAGATTTGCGCGTCGCAGCCATTAAATTAACGCTACTCGATTCACCATCAGACCGATAAAGCTTGCCATTACTGGCGGTTTGAGAACCACTACTACAAGCACAAGTTAAAGCAATACAAGCTAATCCCACTAACGTTGTTAATCGTTTCATCAATCTGGACCTCAAGTATGATCAAAATCTGTATTCGCTTTGGCGATGAGTGAACGCAACCGCATTCGCCTGTCCGTCATCCAACCGGCCCAAGGCAGCCCAAAGCATCAGGTCGCTTGCCGACTCCAACGCTTGCCGATCACCTGGTTATTCCGAAAAGAAATATTCGCTTCACCTTTAGGCAATACCCACACGGCCCGAGCTGAGACGAGGGTGGCAGCATCGCCGCCCAAGTTAGCCGCGATCGTGTTGTAGTTCGCCCTCGCACGCACTAACTCCCGCACTTGCCGTTTTAAATCCTGCGAAACGGTTGACTCCGCCCGAGAATATTGGGCTCGATCATTCACCCCAAAAGCCACCGTGATTTTTCCCTCCATGGTGTCCCAGGCATACTGTCCCTGCTTGCGCTCTGGCGAACCGAGCAACGCCACAACTTGGTCATAGGTCATCCCCCGCTTCACCTGGTCAAATTGGGGATGACTTGCCTGACGCCGCTGCCGACTTTTCCGCCGCTCCGCTTGACGCCTTGTCGCACTCGGTCCATCCCGGCGGCGATCGCGGCGCGGCGCCTTACTGTTTTCCGCCTGTATTACTGCTTGCTCAATTGCATCAACCGCAAGATGCGTACAGCCCAAGCTCGGACCAAGCAACCCAAGGCTGAGGATTAATCCAGCAAGACGTTTCCAAGACATAGTTTTATCCAAATACACGATGGTGGACGATGAATCGGATATCGATCGATCCGCAAATTCAGCGGGTCACATCGGAGCATATAGACCAAATTCCACTTATTTTTCTAGAATTCCCCCAGAAATGCCGCCAAAAATGCGTAAATCCCCGCAATTACAGCGGTCACACAATCCGCAGCAATTCCGGCAGCATCTCAAGACGGATCCACAACTTCAAAGCAATGGATGATCCAGCAAAAATAAGTCCGAAGAAAACGTTCTATCTCAGAGAAAATACGTAGAATACTAGCAACCATAGGCTTCTCAAAAAATCCGGAAAGTTTTTCAGCGAATTTCTGAACTTGCGGTATAAAGGTCGCAACTTCTTCGAGTTGAGGGGTCAGACCCATCAGGATTGATGTACGTTATGCCCTCGCTCTAGTCGTTCCTGAATTTCCTGAAGTCGTTACGTTATCCGGCATCTACCCTCATGATTTCTGATTTATCGAGACATTTGCAGCAGCTCAATGTTGCGGCAGATTGGATTGGCCTCCGGGCCAATCGCGAAGTTGTTCGCAACCGCTCCGTCCGCGACGGCATCCCAACTGACAACGGCACCCAACTCAATCAAGGCGTCATGCTTGAAGTGTTGGTAAATGGCCAGATTGGCTATGCCGCAACTAACTCATTTCGCCTCGAAGACTTACGCGCCGCGGCGACCGCCGCACAGCAACGCGCCATCGCCGCAAGTGAATGGAATCTTTACCAAACACCGCTTTCCGCCCGCCCCAAGGTTGTCGGCTACTACGCTACACCAGTCGAAAAAGCCTTTGACGCCCTTAGCCCCGGCGAAATCAACGCACTATTAATCAAAGTTTGCCAGCACCTCAAAGTTTCGGACCAAATCGTTCAAGCCAGTGCCAGCGCCCTGCTGACGGAAACTGAATCTTGGTTTGTTAGCACCAATGGTTCCGAAGTCCATCAAAAGTTCTTCCGCATCGGTACAGATTTTGCAGCCACTGCCCAGGAAGGCAATCTCGTCCAACGTCGATCGGATAATGGCTGGTTTGCGCGTTGCTACCAAGGTGGCTTGGAGTATTTCCTCACGGATGACCTCTGGTCGCGCGTTGAAACCATTGGGGCGCAGGCCGTCGAACTGCTGAGTGCTGAAGAATGTCCCGAGGACACAACGACATTAGTGCTCGCGCCGGATCAAATGCTGCTGCAAATCCATGAAAGTGTCGGGCATCCGCTCGAACTCGATCGCATCTTGGGCGATGAGCGGAACTACGCCGGTGGCAGTTTTGTGAACTTGGAAGACTTCGGCAATCTGACCTACGGCTCAAAGTTAATGAACATTACCTTTGACCCCACAGTTTCGTCCGAATTTGCCAGCTACGCTTTTGATGACACTGGGGCACCCGCCACCCGTGAACATTTGATTCAAGAAGGCGTACTCAAACGGGGTTTGGGCAGCCTGGAAAGCCAAGCAAGGCTCGGCGTACCCGGCGTTGCCTGTAGTCGCGCTAGTTCCTGGAACCGCGCCCCGATCGACCGCATGGCTAACCTCAACTTAGAGCCCGGCGATACCAATATGGAGACGATGATCGGCAATATCGACCATGGCATCTATATGGAAGCAAATCGTTCCTGGTCGATCGATGACCAACGCCACAAGTTCCAATTCAGCTGTGAGTACGCCAAGCTGATTGAAAACGGTAAGTTGACGAAGACAATTCGCAATCCCAACTATCGCGGGATTACGCCAGAATTTTGGTCGAACCTGGTGATGCTGGGCGATCGCAGCACTTGGAAAATGTACGGGACGCCCAACTGTGGCAAAGGCGAACCGAATCAATGCATTACCGTCGGCCATGGCTCTCCCGTCGCCGCCTTTGCCAACGTGGAAGTATTTGGAGGCGCTGCATAATGCTTGAACTTAGTTTTAACCAACTCGTTGATTTCTTAAACGACAACACCCCCGCCGATGCCGCTTTCACGATTAATCTGACGGCCGAAAACAGTCAATTTATTCGGTTTAATCAGGCCAAGGTGCGCCAAACTGGCCAGGTCCAAAATGGCGTGGTGCGACTGACTTATATGCAGCATCAGCGCAGTGGCTATTGGGAATTTCCCCTCACAGG
Proteins encoded:
- a CDS encoding Lpg1974 family pore-forming outer membrane protein; the encoded protein is MTSGLAETAPIEPTLTVAELSATPNNNQLAQSETPANPFLEQLQRLEQKQQALEAEIQSLKQQLANTAAAKSVIPANPDSVTATRTAPSPQNVTFSAEAVFLRPSTSNLMDFAVIDTGEALATAGEIAKVRYDELTTPRWRLAYRAPNSNWDLSASHLGFKTSGTAGAVRPTNGFLFSTFSHPFQNDSGDVAVARSNLKYQTTDIEIGQTFNLNDRFSLRAFGGLRSSSFNQAMAVNFDGRDFTNAVLETSSSFTGFGPRLGAELNWNLARDLSIFGRGAGSLLLGRRDLSTQETDNNGQDTIVDITDDRDAQIVPGLEFTLGLAWKPMISKSTNLDLRMGYEYQYWFNAGEAIRFTDAATPGSLANTQNDLSLQGLFLQFGISTNF
- a CDS encoding TldD/PmbA family protein, giving the protein MISDLSRHLQQLNVAADWIGLRANREVVRNRSVRDGIPTDNGTQLNQGVMLEVLVNGQIGYAATNSFRLEDLRAAATAAQQRAIAASEWNLYQTPLSARPKVVGYYATPVEKAFDALSPGEINALLIKVCQHLKVSDQIVQASASALLTETESWFVSTNGSEVHQKFFRIGTDFAATAQEGNLVQRRSDNGWFARCYQGGLEYFLTDDLWSRVETIGAQAVELLSAEECPEDTTTLVLAPDQMLLQIHESVGHPLELDRILGDERNYAGGSFVNLEDFGNLTYGSKLMNITFDPTVSSEFASYAFDDTGAPATREHLIQEGVLKRGLGSLESQARLGVPGVACSRASSWNRAPIDRMANLNLEPGDTNMETMIGNIDHGIYMEANRSWSIDDQRHKFQFSCEYAKLIENGKLTKTIRNPNYRGITPEFWSNLVMLGDRSTWKMYGTPNCGKGEPNQCITVGHGSPVAAFANVEVFGGAA
- a CDS encoding outer membrane protein assembly factor BamE, producing MSWKRLAGLILSLGLLGPSLGCTHLAVDAIEQAVIQAENSKAPRRDRRRDGPSATRRQAERRKSRQRRQASHPQFDQVKRGMTYDQVVALLGSPERKQGQYAWDTMEGKITVAFGVNDRAQYSRAESTVSQDLKRQVRELVRARANYNTIAANLGGDAATLVSARAVWVLPKGEANISFRNNQVIGKRWSRQAT